A single genomic interval of Pomacea canaliculata isolate SZHN2017 linkage group LG5, ASM307304v1, whole genome shotgun sequence harbors:
- the LOC112565357 gene encoding COPII coat assembly protein sec16-like isoform X1, translating to MWPLQAILTRSLTMIHNQTTVAYPYPQTDGYYQPKKYNDNYQPKKYDDNYQPKKYDDRYQPKKYDDTYQPKKYDDNYQPTKYDDNYQPTKYDGNYQPTKYDDNYQPKKYDGNYQPKKYDDNYQPKKYDDNYQPKKYDDNYQPKKYYENYQPKKYDDYDQNKDGYYKPEKCKGNLPASFVEQNFKTCQETYEEEYGEYDVEPEPSTYAVDPDCPYSFLQKVPWVDYYGNVVYVYMYMPTAPGTVFDIEKCSLVAAYVKPQYYPKKPVY from the exons ATGTGGCCCTTACAAGCGATCCTTACAAGAAGCCTAACGATGATTCACAACCAGACTACTGTAGCTTACCCCTACCCTCAGACAGATGGTTACTACCAGCCCAAGAAATATAATGATAATTACCAGCCCAAGAAATATGATGATAATTACCAGCCCAAGAAATATGATGATCGCTACCAGCCTAAGAAATATGATGACACTTACCAGCCCAAGAAATATGATGATAATTACCAGCCCACGAAATATGATGACAATTACCAGCCCACGAAATATGATGGTAATTACCAGCCCACGAAATATGATGACAATTACCAGCCCAAGAAATATGATGGTAATTACCAGCCCAAGAAATATGATGACAATTACCAGCCTAAGAAATATGATGACAATTACCAGCCTAAGAAATATGATGACAATTACCAGCCTAagaaatattatgaaaattacCAGCCTAAGAAATATGATGACTACGACCAAAACAAAGATGGTTACTACAAGCCTGAGAAATGCAAAGGAAATCTGCCAGCCAGCTTCGTTGAACAAAACTTCAAAA CATGCCAGGAAACCTATGAAGAAGAATATGGAGAGTATGACGT CGAGCCCGAGCCCTCCACGTATGCCGTCGACCCCGACTGCCCCTACTCCTTCCTGCAGAAAGTACCCTGGGTGGATTACTATGGCAAtgtggtgtatgtgtacatgtacatgccAACCGCTCCCGGCACCGTCTTCGACATTGAGAAGTGCAGCCTGG TTGCTGCCTATGTGAAACCACAATACTACCCTAAAAAGCCAGTTTACTAG
- the LOC112565357 gene encoding adhesive plaque matrix protein-like isoform X2, with the protein MWPLQAILTRSLTMIHNQTTVAYPYPQTDGYYQPKKYNDNYQPKKYDDNYQPKKYDDRYQPKKYDDTYQPKKYDDNYQPTKYDDNYQPTKYDGNYQPTKYDDNYQPKKYDGNYQPKKYDDNYQPKKYDDNYQPKKYDDNYQPKKYYENYQPKKYDDYDQNKDGYYKPEKCKGNLPASFVEQNFKTCQETYEEEYGEYDVEPSTYAVDPDCPYSFLQKVPWVDYYGNVVYVYMYMPTAPGTVFDIEKCSLVAAYVKPQYYPKKPVY; encoded by the exons ATGTGGCCCTTACAAGCGATCCTTACAAGAAGCCTAACGATGATTCACAACCAGACTACTGTAGCTTACCCCTACCCTCAGACAGATGGTTACTACCAGCCCAAGAAATATAATGATAATTACCAGCCCAAGAAATATGATGATAATTACCAGCCCAAGAAATATGATGATCGCTACCAGCCTAAGAAATATGATGACACTTACCAGCCCAAGAAATATGATGATAATTACCAGCCCACGAAATATGATGACAATTACCAGCCCACGAAATATGATGGTAATTACCAGCCCACGAAATATGATGACAATTACCAGCCCAAGAAATATGATGGTAATTACCAGCCCAAGAAATATGATGACAATTACCAGCCTAAGAAATATGATGACAATTACCAGCCTAAGAAATATGATGACAATTACCAGCCTAagaaatattatgaaaattacCAGCCTAAGAAATATGATGACTACGACCAAAACAAAGATGGTTACTACAAGCCTGAGAAATGCAAAGGAAATCTGCCAGCCAGCTTCGTTGAACAAAACTTCAAAA CATGCCAGGAAACCTATGAAGAAGAATATGGAGAGTATGACGT CGAGCCCTCCACGTATGCCGTCGACCCCGACTGCCCCTACTCCTTCCTGCAGAAAGTACCCTGGGTGGATTACTATGGCAAtgtggtgtatgtgtacatgtacatgccAACCGCTCCCGGCACCGTCTTCGACATTGAGAAGTGCAGCCTGG TTGCTGCCTATGTGAAACCACAATACTACCCTAAAAAGCCAGTTTACTAG
- the LOC112565028 gene encoding adhesive plaque matrix protein-like, giving the protein MYTLTVCFVLAGLLVNVALTGAADGSYGPRYPNDDKRCEGGVPASVVERSFRTCEKPVEEEYSENYISRERESSRYAFDPACPNYFLQKTGLSEYDGEVEYVYIYMPAAPGTVFSIEECGLVAVDGNDVPSDYPPRYPPTKPPTYPPRYPPTKPPTVAPTYPPRYPPTVAPTYPPRYPPTKPPTYPPRYPPAEYPTKPPTAPPAYPPRYPPAEYPTKPQPRLLPTLQDTLQPNLQPRLLPTLQDTLQPNLLPTLQDTLQPSLQPPLLPMLQDTRQDTHQDTHQDTLQPNTLQPNTLRTTYQPLADTLHLPSRLPCS; this is encoded by the exons ATGTACACACTCACTGTGTGTTTTGTGCTTGCTGGCCTCCTGGTCAACGTGGCCCTTACGGGGGCTGCGGATGGTTCTTACGGACCACGGTACCCTAACGACGACAAGAGATGTGAAGGCGGGGTGCCGGCCAGTGTAGTGGAAAGATCCTTCAGAA CCTGTGAGAAGCCCGTTGAAGAGGAATATTCGGAAAATTACAT ttctagagagagagagtcttcCAGGTATGCCTTTGACCCAGCCTGCCCCAACTACTTCCTGCAGAAAACTGGGTTGTCGGAATACGACGGTGAGGTGGAGTATGTGTACATCTACATGCCAGCCGCCCCCGGCACCGTCTTCAGCATTGAAGAGTGCGGCCTGG TTGCCGTTGACGGGAATGATGTCCCTTCTGACTACCCTCCAAGATACCCTCCAACCAAACCTCCTACCTACCCTCCAAGATACCCTCCCACCAAACCTCCAACCGTCGCTCCTACCTACCCTCCAAGATACCCTCCAACTGTCGCTCCTACCTACCCTCCAAGATACCCTCCAACCAAACCTCCTACCTACCCTCCAAGATACCCTCCAGCTGAGTATCCAACCAAACCTCCAACCGCGCCTCCTGCCTACCCTCCAAGATACCCTCCAGCTGAGTATCCAACCAAACCCCAACCGCGCCTCCTACCTACCCTCCAAGATACCCTCCAACCAAACCTCCAACCGCGCCTCCTACCTACCCTCCAAGATACCCTCCAACCAAACCTCCTACCTACCCTCCAAGATACACTACAACCGAGCCTACAACCGCCCCTCCTACCTATGCTCCAAGATACCCGCCAAGATACCCACCAAGATACCCACCAAGATACCCTCCAGCCGAATACCCTTCAGCCGAATACCCTAAGGACGACGTACCAACCACTAGCAGATACCCTGCACCTACCCTCAAGGCTACCCTGCTCGTAG